The region TGATAAAGTAATTGCTGAAAAAGTTGTGAGTCCACCTGCTTCAAAAGTTCCCATTATAGGTGTTAAGTTTAAAAGTAAGCCACCATAAAATGATTTGGAATCTTTTGTTGGTAAAGAAGAATCAGACCCTGCTGTTGTATTTTGTCTAGTATTTAATGCAGAATTAACAGTAGATTGTGTAAAAGTAGGATATAAAGCAGCAACAAATATTTTGTTAATGGAGATGATATTATGGGACCTATTTGTGAGAAAAAGCAGCAAGGTCAATGCATTGTAGATCCGATACCTTTCTGTTGCTTTGTGACTATACCAGATGGATTTAAACCAAAATTAGATAGATTAGGATCTAAAATAATATGTTCAACAATCATAAAAGACTGCACTACTATTTCTCAGGGTAAAAGACTTGTCAAAAATGTTGAAATAGATACAGGTAATTGTGGTACTATTTTTTGTGATTTAGAACTTCCTACAGCTAAGCTATCAGGATGTTTAGAAGTTCAAAATGCTTTAAAAATAAAAAGGAAAAAACGAGATGATAATGGTTGTTGTGCAAGTGATATTGATTGTCATAAAGAGCGTGATTGCACATTTGTATGTTGTGAAACATGTGTATGTTTAGAAGAACAAACATTGTGTGTATGCTGTCCGCAAACAACTGTAGAATGTGATGTTACTGTTAAATTTAAAATTGATAAAGATTCACTTGATGCAAAATTTGTAGGAATATGTGATGATTGTTGTAAAGATGAAGTATGGAAAATAACAGGACTCATTGATATAGAAGTAGATTGTAAAAATAAAAGATGTCATAAAAAGCCTGAACGTAAGAGTGATTGTATAATATAGTTAATAAAAGAGATGTCTCAATATTTTGAGACATTTTCTTTTGATGTAATACATTTTAGTTTTCGGTAAAAGCAGGATAAACAAAGCCTTTTAATTGATATTTAATAATTGAATAGTTTTATCATCAGAAAAAGTATTTACATTATATAAGAATAAAGCTTCTGTTATTTGATGTTCCTCTATATAATCATAAATATTTAACTTATAATATCTTAAATCAATAACATGAATTTCTTCATAGTGGTTTGCTAAAAATGGAATAAAACAATGAGAATAAGAGTCTTTAAAGATTATTAGTTTTTTACCGTTATTAACATTAGTTTTGATGGATAGTAATGCATGATTTCCATCTAAAAATAATGAGTATTTATCCTTTTTATCTAAATAGCTATATTCATAAAGAGAATCAGAGGATTTATTATTGTCTAAATAATTAACCTTATAATCAATATCAAACTTAGGTCTAAAAATTTCGATTAAGTCATGATTAACATGTCTGTTATTTGACCTTGAATAAAACGTACCATAGAAATTACTACTAACAGTTTCTATATTAAAATCATCAATATTGTAGGCTTCAAAACCTGACTGTTTAGCAAAAACTTGGTATGCATAATAAGCTCCACGCGTTGTCCAATGGTGGTCTGTCTTAAAATAAATATACTCATCTTTTTTCGAATTTAATTTTTCATATACGTCTATAAAATTTATATTTTGATCAAGACTTGCCTTTACTTTATTAATAGTGTCTATTTGATTAAATGGGCTTGCAAACAAAGGTAATTTTTCTTCATATATTTTCACTGAATTTGGTACTAATAGAAAATGAGTTAGTATATTAGGATTTTTGTTATAAAAATTATTTATACTTTTTACATTTTCAATTAATTGCTCATCAGGTTTTTTATAATCTTCTAATAAGTATCCGTCTTTACCAAAATAAATACCATTGTTTTCAGTTTTTAGAGTTAAAATTTCAATATCTGACTTAACTGATACCCAAAAATCCCTGAAAGTAAATTGATCTGTTACATATTCTTCAAATTTATCGGTGAATTTTCCTGATAGTAAATTTTTCATGCTGAATTTTGGAGCCTTAGCCAACATGCGGTTTTCAGTTTCAGAAAATATTTTATCAGGTGTTAATAGATTAAAAATGTTGATGCTAACCAAAAATATTATAAACATTATGACGATTATTTTATTGGAACTTTTGTTCATATTAGGGTTGCCTCCTTAAAACCTAAAATAAAGAAATGGATTGTATGTTGCATCAACTAAATAAGCAGTAGAAATAAATAATATTCCAAAACAAATAAATGGAATTACAATATTTTCATAAAACACTTTATGTTTTTCTGATAAATTTTCAAGCAATTTGGTATGCACATTTTTTATTGCAGGTGTTGAGCAAATGACTAATGCAATTATTAATATACTATAATTGCATAAATAATATAGAAATTGAGTATCAAATAAATTTGCATTATTTAAATTAAGCATAACTTTTAAATAACTTAAACCTGTTGATAAATCATCAAAGACAAATAACACCCAGCTTAAAAGCAATACGAAAATGACGTAAGTATGTCTAATAGGTCTATATAAATTATTTAATAGTCTTAATAAAAATGCTTTTTCAATAGCTATAATAAATCCGAAATATAATCCCCAAAACACAAAATTCCAGCTAGCTCCATGCCAAAGACCTGTTAGAAACCATACTAAGAATAAATTAATATACATTTTAGTTTTTCCTACTTTGTTACCTCCAAGAGGTATATATACATAATCTTTAAACCAAGTACCAAGTGACATGTGCCATCTACGCCAGAATTCAGTAATACTTTGAGATATATAAGGATAATTAAAGTTTTCAAGGAAATCAAACCCAAACATCTTTCCAAGCCCTATAGCCATATCTGAATATCCGCTAAAGTCAAAATAGATTTGAAAAGAAAAAGCGATTACTCCCAGCCATGAAGTTAAAACAGTTAAGTCGTTAATACTCGTGTTTTGTATTTGACTCCATAGTAATCCTATATTATTAGCAAGTAGTACTTTCTTTCCTAAACCAAATATAAATCTTTTTATACCCACAGCAAATCTATCAATAGTTTCTTTTCTGTTATTTATTTGCTTTGCAACAGTTTGGTAACGCACAATAGGACCTGCAATTAATTGTGGAAATAAAGTCACATATGTTGCCAAAGATATTGGATTTTTCTGCACCGGTGCTTCTTTTCGATATACATCTATAGTGTAAGACATAGTTTGAAACGTGTAAAATGAAATTCCAATCGGTAGTGGTAAATTTGGTGCTGTAAAGTTTGTACCAATCAAGTGATTGATGTTATCTATAAAAAAACTACCATATTTAAAAAATGACAATAAGCTTAAATTTATAATAACTGAGGATAAAACAACTAATTTTGCTTTTCTATCATTATTTCGAAATTTATCTATTAATAAACCATGTATATAATCAACAACTGACGAAAAAAGCATTAAGAATATATAAATTGGTTCACCCCAAGCATAGAAAATTAAACTAGCTATTAGTAGAACTATATTTTTCATTTTCTTAGGTGATAAAAAATAAATCAATAGTACGATTGGTAGAAAAATAAATAAAAAAACCAGGCTGCTAAATACCATGAAATACCTCTCTTTTATTTTAACTCTGATTATTCATATAACTCCCGATAATATGCTGTAGAGTTCTGAATTATAAGATTTCAGTGAATTCAAAGGCATACCGAGTTGGTATGTCGAGAATTTAATGGACATCTTCTAATCAGAATATATTTAAAAATGAATCTCCTAATCTTCTCTACTATGAAACTCACTACTCATTTCATTCCTAGGAGTAAGTGATTCACAAGAAATCATAGATTTCTGTTCTCTACTCAGGAGTAAGCGATTCACATAAAATCATAGATTTTAGTTCTCTGCTCATAATTTTTATGAATATTCTGAGTTTAGTAATATTAATAATAACTATATACTAATTTTTGAAAATATAAAAGGCACTATTTGTGCCTTTTATTTAATTATTTAGATGTATTAAAAGAATTGTCAAAAGCTTGTTCAATTTTATCTGCATCTTGTGAAATGATTAGTATAATATAGTTACCAGTTTCTTTTAAAACATGATTTTTAGCTATTTCAGCATTCTTTGGTACATAATTTTCAAATGCTTTTATCTGATTCTCAACATAATTTTCTAGTGACGTTTTTAACTCTGGAAGGTTAGAACTATCTTTTGCTTTTAGCAATATAACGCTATCTACTTGTAGATTTATCATAGGGAATTTCATAATACCCTCTTCAATAGCTTCTAAATTTATACCTAAAGATTCGATTGTTTGTTTCTCAAAATCATTTAAATCAGACTTTTTGAAATCTAATTCCACAAGTCCTGAAACAACTTCACTTTCATTTTCAATATTTACCATTATATCTTTTACTGCAACATTTGGCAGTTCTTTGCTACATCCTACAAATGTAAAAAGTGTTGTAATCACGATAACTAAACTTAATATTTTTTTCATAATTAATCTCCTTATAGTCTTTTTTTATTTTAAAGTATTATTGAATACAGTTATAATATTTTCAGGGTTGTCATAAGTAATATACACTAAATAATTACCTTCAACTTTGATAATATTGTTTTTAACTTTTTCATATTGATCAGGTAGGTAAGTTGACCAAATATTTTCTTGCTGTTTTTTAACTTCTTCAAGAGAAGCTTTCAAATTATCAATGCTAGATTCATCTTTTGCTTTCAAAACTATTATTAAGTCTGATTTAACATTCATCATTTGTTGTAATACGATACCACCTTCAAGGTCTTCCTTATTAAACAATTTAGATATTGGATCTTGCCCCTCTGAAGTTAAATCAGTTTCCATGTACCTAGGTAAATCTCCATCTTTAAACATGTCCTCAGGAACTCCAGCTGCCTTCATATCTTTAATCATTTGTTCTTTAATACTTGCAACAATATCTTTTACAGGTACATTAACTTCAGGTGCTTTTTCAGTACAACCTACAAATGAGAAAAGTGTTGCAATAATAAATATTAAGCTTAAAATTTTTTTCATTTTAAATTCCTCCTTGATAAAATTCACATATATTATTTTGCACATTATGTTAGACTACTAAAAAATAAAAAAGTTCCACAAAAATAAAAAAATAAGGGGACGGTTCATCTGTTTGCAAATATATGTTAAGTATGATAAAATATTCAAGGGTGATGAAATGCCAAGAAAAGCGAGGATAAAAAGTTCCACAGGTATATACCATATAATGTTAAGAGGAATAAATAGAAAAAATATTTTTAAAGATGATGAAGATAGGGCTTTTTTCTTAAAAACAATAAAAGTATGTAAAGAAATAAGTGAATTTGATATCTATGGGTATTGTCTGATGGGAAATCATGTACATTTATTGATAAAAGAGAATAAAGAAAAAATAGATCATATATTTAAAAGAGTAGGTGCTAGATATGTATATTGGTATAATAGGAAATATGAAAGAATTGGGCATCTATTTCAAGATAGGTTTAAGAGTGAACCTGTAGAAAATGATACATATCTTATGGTTGTTATAAGATATATAATGCAAAATCCGATTAAAGTAGGTTTGTGTAGTAAATTAGAAGAATACAAGTGGAGTAGTTATAATGATTATATTCAAGGTAATGGTATTACAGATACCAAATATATTTTTCAAATATTATCACCTAAAGAAGAGGAACAAAAAGCAGTATTTATTAAATATATAAATACAAGGAATAAAGATAAATGCCTTGAAATAGAAGAAAAGGTAAATAAATTGATTGATGAAAAAATAATAAAAATGATAAGAGGTAAATTTGAAGTAGAACCATTTGAGATTAAGAACTTACCAATAGAAAATCAAATGGAAATATTAAAATATCTAAAAAAACAAGAAGCAATTACTTTAAGACAAATTGCAAGAATAACAGGGTTTACGGTTAATAAAGTGTTTAAAGCATAGCAAACAAATGAACCGTCCCCTAGGAGGGGTTTTGTGAATAATAGTATATTACTTGAAATATGTGTAGATTCTATTAAGTCAGCTATAAATGCAGAAAAAGGAGGAGCTGATAGAATTGAGCTGTGTGATAATTTAATAGCAGGAGGTACTACTCCAAGCTCTGCAACAATTGAACTTGCAAGGAAATATTTGAATATTGATATAAATGTGATTATCCGTCCTCGAAGTGGGGATTTTTGTTATTCTGACCTTGAATTTGAAGTAATGAAGAGAGATATTGAATTTGCTAAAAATGCTGGGATAAATGGTATAGTAACAGGAGTATTGCTTCCTAATGGAAATATTGATATTGCTAGAATGAAAGAAATAATTCAATTAGCAAGACCTTTAAGTGTTACATTTCACAGGGCTTTTGACATGACAAAGGATCCTTTTGAATCTCTTGATACATTAATTAATCTTAATGTACAGCGAGTTTTAACTTCAGGTCAAGAGAGCAAGGCTATAGATGGCATATATTTGATTAAAAAATTAGTTGAAAAAGCTAAGAATAAGATAATTATTATGCCTGGATCAGGTATTAATGAAGAAAATGTAAGAAATATCGTTATGAAAACCGGAGTTAAGGAAATACATATGTCAGCTAAAAAGAATATAGATAGTGTAATGCAATACAGAAATAATAATGTAGCTATGGGAGGAAGTTTAGTGATTTCTGAGTTTAATAATTATTTTACAGATGAAGAGACAGTAAGAGTAGTACGAAAAATTTTAACCTAATAGATGATTAAACTACGAGTTTTTAAACTTAATTTATTAAAGTACAAAATGAGTAAGTTGATTTTTGATGTGAATGAGTTATTATAGAAATACAAAGGAATTTTATATACTTGTTAATATGAATAAAAAAAAGAGGTGTATAAGATGGCATGGGGAATTATAGCTACTTGGAGGATGGCTTTGGAAGGAATAATCAAAGCAAAAGAAATTCTGGAAAATGGACAATCATCTTTAGATGCTGTAGAAACAGCGGTTAACATGGTGGAAGATTGTCCTGAATACAGATCTGTAGGTTATGGAGGATTACCAAATGAAAATTGTCAGGTTGAACTTGATGCTGCATTTATGGATGGAGATACTCTTTCAATAGGTGCTGTTGGTGGTTTAAGAGATTTCAAAAATCCAGTTTCAATTGCTAGAAAATTAATGCAAGAAAAATTCAATATATTTTTAGTAGGTTCAGGAGCAGAAGAATATGCGCATAAAACAGGATTTGAGAGAATAAATATGTTAACAGAGTATTCAAAAAAAGAGTGGTATAAAAAAAGAAAAGAAATCTATGATAAAAATTTGAATCCTTATGATGGACATGATACAGTAGGAATGGTAGGACTTGATAAAAGAGGTAAAATAGCTGTTGCTACATCTACAAGTGGTTTATTTATGAAAAAACATGGCAGAGTAGGTGATTCACCATTGTCAGGTTCAGGTTTTTATGCTGATAGTAAAATAGGAGCAGCAAGTGCAACGGGTTTAGGAGAAGACATAATGAAGGGCTGTATTTCTTATGAAATAGTTAGTCTTATGGACAAAGGATATCATCCTCAATATGCAGCCGAATATGCAGTATACAATTTAAATAAAAAACTTATTGATAGAAGAGGTAAAGCGGGTGATATTTCCGTAGTATGTATGAATAACAAAGGTGAATGGGGTGTAGCGACAAATATTAATAAATTTTCTTTTGTTGTAGCTACTGATAGTCAAAAACCTACTGTTTATATTGCATCTTTTTCTAATGGTAAAACTACATATAAAGAAGCTAGTAGAGAGTGGATTAATACTCATACTGAATGAGAAGTTGGAATCTTAAAAAATAAGAAAATATTTTTTGAAGATAAAATTATAAGAATAAGAGGGTTACGGTTAAAAAAGGGGTTAAACAGCAGCAAACAGATGAACCGTCCCCTCGTTTTTAACCGTTCTCTCTTTTTCATTAAATTAAGGGGGAGTAAGAATGAATGTAAGTGTTATAAAAACATTAGATAATTCTTATGATACAAGGGTAATAGGACTTTTTGAAAAAGAGACTGTATCCTTTAATGACAAAAAACTTGAAGAAAGTATTAATTATCTTGTTAATGAAGGAGAATTTAAAGGTAAATTTGGTGAAATTGAATCAATTATTTTACCTATAAATGAAAAACCTAATAAATTTATATTTATAGGTCTTGGAGAAAGAGATAAGTTTGCTGATGAAAAATTAAGAAAAATAGTAGCTAAAATAGTAAATGAAGGTAATAAAATAAAATCAAAATGTATATTGATAGAGCCTATGGGAGTAAATGATTGTATTACTTTAGAAAATGCTACAAGGATTATAGCACAGATTCCTTTACTTGTGGATTATAAATTTGATAAATATCAAAAAGTAAAAAAAGAATCCACAGTTAGCGAGATAAAGATATTATGTAAAAATGAAAAGGACTTAGAGATAATGAGGTCAGCTTCAAAAGAGGGTAGTATACTTGCAAAAGAAACTGTATTTGCAAGAGACCTTGTGAATGAGCCTGCAAATGCATTACTTCCTGTTGAGCTTGCCAATAGAGCAAAAGAAGCAGGAGATAAATATGGTTTTGATGTTGAAATATATGATGAAGAAGAAATAAAAGAGCTTAATATGCAGGCTTATATGGAAGTAGCAAAGGCTTCTGATAATCCACCAAGATTGATTGTTATGAGATATTGGGGAGATGCTGAAAATAAGGAAAATATAATTGGTATTGCAGGTAAAGGTATTACATATGATAGTGGAGGCTTGTGTATAAAAACTAAAGCTGGTATGGTAAATATGAAGGCAGATATGGGAGGAGCGGCAGCATTATTAGGTGCTATGTCCTCAATTGCAGAGCTTAAAGTTAAAGCAAATGTAGTAGGAGTTATTGCAGCTTGCGAAAATATGATATCAGGAAAAGGATACAGAACAGGAGATATTATAGGTTCTATGGCAGGTAAAACAATATTTGTAGGAAGCACTGATGCTGAAGGCAGACTTACTCTTGTAGATGCAATTCACTACCTTATAGAAAAAGAAAATGCAACAAA is a window of Abyssisolibacter fermentans DNA encoding:
- a CDS encoding DHHW family protein, coding for MNKSSNKIIVIMFIIFLVSINIFNLLTPDKIFSETENRMLAKAPKFSMKNLLSGKFTDKFEEYVTDQFTFRDFWVSVKSDIEILTLKTENNGIYFGKDGYLLEDYKKPDEQLIENVKSINNFYNKNPNILTHFLLVPNSVKIYEEKLPLFASPFNQIDTINKVKASLDQNINFIDVYEKLNSKKDEYIYFKTDHHWTTRGAYYAYQVFAKQSGFEAYNIDDFNIETVSSNFYGTFYSRSNNRHVNHDLIEIFRPKFDIDYKVNYLDNNKSSDSLYEYSYLDKKDKYSLFLDGNHALLSIKTNVNNGKKLIIFKDSYSHCFIPFLANHYEEIHVIDLRYYKLNIYDYIEEHQITEALFLYNVNTFSDDKTIQLLNIN
- a CDS encoding MBOAT family O-acyltransferase, with the translated sequence MVFSSLVFLFIFLPIVLLIYFLSPKKMKNIVLLIASLIFYAWGEPIYIFLMLFSSVVDYIHGLLIDKFRNNDRKAKLVVLSSVIINLSLLSFFKYGSFFIDNINHLIGTNFTAPNLPLPIGISFYTFQTMSYTIDVYRKEAPVQKNPISLATYVTLFPQLIAGPIVRYQTVAKQINNRKETIDRFAVGIKRFIFGLGKKVLLANNIGLLWSQIQNTSINDLTVLTSWLGVIAFSFQIYFDFSGYSDMAIGLGKMFGFDFLENFNYPYISQSITEFWRRWHMSLGTWFKDYVYIPLGGNKVGKTKMYINLFLVWFLTGLWHGASWNFVFWGLYFGFIIAIEKAFLLRLLNNLYRPIRHTYVIFVLLLSWVLFVFDDLSTGLSYLKVMLNLNNANLFDTQFLYYLCNYSILIIALVICSTPAIKNVHTKLLENLSEKHKVFYENIVIPFICFGILFISTAYLVDATYNPFLYFRF
- a CDS encoding DUF4358 domain-containing protein — encoded protein: MKKILSLVIVITTLFTFVGCSKELPNVAVKDIMVNIENESEVVSGLVELDFKKSDLNDFEKQTIESLGINLEAIEEGIMKFPMINLQVDSVILLKAKDSSNLPELKTSLENYVENQIKAFENYVPKNAEIAKNHVLKETGNYIILIISQDADKIEQAFDNSFNTSK
- a CDS encoding DUF4358 domain-containing protein codes for the protein MKKILSLIFIIATLFSFVGCTEKAPEVNVPVKDIVASIKEQMIKDMKAAGVPEDMFKDGDLPRYMETDLTSEGQDPISKLFNKEDLEGGIVLQQMMNVKSDLIIVLKAKDESSIDNLKASLEEVKKQQENIWSTYLPDQYEKVKNNIIKVEGNYLVYITYDNPENIITVFNNTLK
- a CDS encoding transposase gives rise to the protein MQIYVKYDKIFKGDEMPRKARIKSSTGIYHIMLRGINRKNIFKDDEDRAFFLKTIKVCKEISEFDIYGYCLMGNHVHLLIKENKEKIDHIFKRVGARYVYWYNRKYERIGHLFQDRFKSEPVENDTYLMVVIRYIMQNPIKVGLCSKLEEYKWSSYNDYIQGNGITDTKYIFQILSPKEEEQKAVFIKYINTRNKDKCLEIEEKVNKLIDEKIIKMIRGKFEVEPFEIKNLPIENQMEILKYLKKQEAITLRQIARITGFTVNKVFKA
- a CDS encoding copper homeostasis protein CutC — encoded protein: MNNSILLEICVDSIKSAINAEKGGADRIELCDNLIAGGTTPSSATIELARKYLNIDINVIIRPRSGDFCYSDLEFEVMKRDIEFAKNAGINGIVTGVLLPNGNIDIARMKEIIQLARPLSVTFHRAFDMTKDPFESLDTLINLNVQRVLTSGQESKAIDGIYLIKKLVEKAKNKIIIMPGSGINEENVRNIVMKTGVKEIHMSAKKNIDSVMQYRNNNVAMGGSLVISEFNNYFTDEETVRVVRKILT
- a CDS encoding N(4)-(beta-N-acetylglucosaminyl)-L-asparaginase — protein: MAWGIIATWRMALEGIIKAKEILENGQSSLDAVETAVNMVEDCPEYRSVGYGGLPNENCQVELDAAFMDGDTLSIGAVGGLRDFKNPVSIARKLMQEKFNIFLVGSGAEEYAHKTGFERINMLTEYSKKEWYKKRKEIYDKNLNPYDGHDTVGMVGLDKRGKIAVATSTSGLFMKKHGRVGDSPLSGSGFYADSKIGAASATGLGEDIMKGCISYEIVSLMDKGYHPQYAAEYAVYNLNKKLIDRRGKAGDISVVCMNNKGEWGVATNINKFSFVVATDSQKPTVYIASFSNGKTTYKEASREWINTHTE
- a CDS encoding leucyl aminopeptidase is translated as MNVSVIKTLDNSYDTRVIGLFEKETVSFNDKKLEESINYLVNEGEFKGKFGEIESIILPINEKPNKFIFIGLGERDKFADEKLRKIVAKIVNEGNKIKSKCILIEPMGVNDCITLENATRIIAQIPLLVDYKFDKYQKVKKESTVSEIKILCKNEKDLEIMRSASKEGSILAKETVFARDLVNEPANALLPVELANRAKEAGDKYGFDVEIYDEEEIKELNMQAYMEVAKASDNPPRLIVMRYWGDAENKENIIGIAGKGITYDSGGLCIKTKAGMVNMKADMGGAAALLGAMSSIAELKVKANVVGVIAACENMISGKGYRTGDIIGSMAGKTIFVGSTDAEGRLTLVDAIHYLIEKENATKIFDIATLTGGAVAALGKAATPVMSNDDEFFNNIQRASDISGEKIWRMPCFDEYKESIKSYVADLTNSGGHPQVMTAGVFIEEFVQDKPWIHIDIAATSWADKKYEYGVKGGTGVGVRTLYHVVKNLSNK